One segment of Streptomyces sp. NA02950 DNA contains the following:
- a CDS encoding acyl-CoA dehydrogenase family protein, with product MSTEPTVDLLYNEVEDELRLPLRALLADRCPAVALLARIESDEPYDTGLWRALGAELGVTGLSVPEEYGGAGAGWRETAVVLEELGRAVAPVPYLGSSVLVTAALMAADETRVLPEVAAGRRAAALAVPFSTSPGLPFPDAVRLSGSALSGTVTSVADALPARVLLVPATGAAGPGLYLVDLAAAGDTVTVTPRRSLDLTRPLADLTLRSAPAVPVALGNEAIRVLEVALTTGAALLASEQLGVAEWCLTTTVGYVRERHQFGRPVGSFQAVKHRLADLYGLVSQARAVARNAVAALDAGSPHTALEASLAQAFVSEAVVETAEAALQLHGGIGFTWEHPVHLYLKRAKSGALALGTADRHRSALALLVDLPPAA from the coding sequence GTGAGTACTGAGCCCACAGTCGATCTGCTGTACAACGAGGTCGAGGACGAACTGCGGCTTCCGCTGCGCGCCCTGCTGGCCGACCGCTGCCCGGCCGTTGCGCTGCTCGCCCGGATCGAGAGCGACGAGCCGTACGACACCGGGCTGTGGCGGGCGCTCGGGGCCGAGCTGGGGGTGACCGGTCTGAGCGTGCCCGAGGAGTACGGCGGCGCGGGCGCGGGCTGGCGGGAGACGGCCGTGGTCCTGGAGGAGCTGGGCCGCGCGGTGGCGCCGGTGCCGTATCTCGGCAGCAGTGTGCTGGTGACGGCCGCGCTGATGGCGGCGGACGAGACCCGGGTGCTGCCCGAGGTGGCCGCGGGCCGTCGGGCCGCGGCACTGGCCGTACCGTTCTCCACCAGCCCCGGGCTGCCCTTCCCCGACGCGGTGCGGCTCAGCGGCTCCGCCCTCAGCGGTACGGTCACCAGCGTCGCCGACGCGCTGCCCGCGCGGGTGCTGCTGGTTCCGGCCACCGGTGCGGCGGGCCCTGGTCTGTATCTGGTGGACCTCGCCGCGGCGGGCGACACCGTGACCGTCACCCCGCGCCGTTCGCTGGACCTCACCCGGCCGCTGGCGGACCTCACCCTGCGCTCGGCGCCCGCCGTGCCGGTGGCCCTGGGGAACGAGGCGATACGGGTGCTGGAGGTGGCGCTCACCACCGGGGCGGCGCTGCTGGCGTCCGAGCAGCTCGGGGTGGCCGAATGGTGTCTGACGACCACGGTGGGGTATGTGAGGGAGCGTCATCAGTTCGGCAGGCCGGTCGGTTCGTTCCAGGCGGTGAAGCACCGGCTGGCCGATCTGTACGGGCTGGTCTCGCAGGCGCGGGCGGTGGCCCGTAACGCCGTCGCCGCGCTGGACGCCGGTTCGCCGCACACCGCGCTGGAGGCGTCGCTGGCGCAGGCGTTCGTCTCGGAGGCGGTGGTGGAGACCGCCGAGGCCGCGCTGCAACTGCACGGCGGTATCGGCTTCACCTGGGAGCACCCGGTGCATCTGTATCTCAAGCGGGCCAAGAGCGGCGCGCTGGCGCTGGGCACCGCCGACCGGCACCGGTCGGCGCTGGCGCTTCTGGTGG
- a CDS encoding acyl-CoA dehydrogenase family protein — MASAQPARGTRTDKRTDRTWTADRLRSAVHDVVTAHDPATTDPVEFLGALFDAGLAWVHFPPGHGGLSAPRALQSVVDDELTAAGAPPRAPGLHTIGLGMAAPVLLAFGDEAQKKRFLRPLFTRREVWCQLFSEPGAGSDLAALATRAERDEATGDWVVNGQKVWTSVAHEAHWGLLVARTGPELPKHQGLSYFLVDMRAPGVEVRPLRQATGEAEFNEVFLTDVRIPDTHRVGAVGDGWKVASGTLMNERVAIGAGAMPREGGLAGGLARLWRERPELRTSGLHSSVVRAWVDAEALRLTAERLRQQLAAGQPGPEGSAAKIAFAGLNQRMSGLALDLLGEEGLGYDDWTFRRPEPDDDFSTRSFGFFYLRTKGNSIEGGTTEILRNVIAERVLGLPPEPRSDKTIPWKDLPR; from the coding sequence ATGGCATCAGCACAACCGGCGCGCGGCACGCGGACGGACAAGCGGACGGACAGGACGTGGACGGCCGACCGGCTCAGGTCGGCCGTTCACGACGTCGTCACCGCCCATGACCCGGCCACGACCGACCCGGTGGAGTTCCTGGGCGCGCTGTTCGACGCCGGGCTCGCCTGGGTGCACTTCCCGCCCGGACACGGCGGGCTGAGCGCACCGCGCGCCCTCCAGTCCGTGGTGGACGACGAGCTCACGGCCGCCGGGGCGCCGCCACGCGCCCCGGGGCTGCACACCATCGGGCTCGGCATGGCCGCCCCGGTGCTGCTCGCCTTCGGTGACGAGGCGCAGAAGAAGCGGTTCCTGCGGCCGCTGTTCACCCGCCGGGAGGTGTGGTGTCAGCTCTTCAGCGAACCGGGCGCCGGTTCCGATCTGGCGGCGCTGGCCACCCGCGCGGAGCGGGACGAGGCCACCGGCGACTGGGTGGTCAACGGCCAGAAGGTGTGGACCTCGGTGGCACACGAGGCGCACTGGGGGCTGCTGGTCGCCCGGACCGGCCCCGAGCTGCCCAAGCACCAGGGGCTGAGCTACTTCCTGGTCGACATGCGGGCCCCGGGTGTCGAGGTGCGGCCGCTGCGCCAGGCCACCGGTGAAGCCGAGTTCAACGAGGTGTTCCTGACCGATGTGCGGATCCCGGACACCCACCGGGTGGGCGCGGTCGGCGACGGCTGGAAGGTGGCCTCCGGCACGCTGATGAACGAGCGCGTCGCCATCGGCGCCGGGGCGATGCCGCGCGAAGGCGGTCTGGCCGGCGGGCTGGCCCGGCTCTGGCGGGAGCGGCCCGAACTGCGCACCTCCGGGCTGCACTCCTCGGTGGTGCGTGCCTGGGTGGACGCGGAGGCGCTGCGGCTGACCGCGGAGCGGCTGCGCCAGCAGCTGGCCGCCGGGCAGCCGGGTCCGGAGGGCTCCGCCGCGAAGATCGCGTTCGCCGGTCTCAACCAGCGGATGTCCGGGCTGGCCCTGGACCTCCTCGGGGAGGAGGGGCTCGGCTACGACGACTGGACCTTCCGGCGGCCGGAGCCCGACGACGACTTCTCCACCCGCTCCTTCGGCTTCTTCTACCTGCGGACGAAGGGCAATTCGATCGAGGGCGGCACCACGGAGATCCTGCGCAATGTGATCGCCGAGCGGGTGCTCGGACTGCCGCCGGAGCCCCGGAGCGACAAGACCATCCCGTGGAAGGACCTCCCCAGGTGA
- a CDS encoding thioesterase family protein: MTELAVTYRGTVYPWHCDHMGHMNVMWYVGKFDEATWQLMASVGLTPDYLRSEGRGTAAVDQRISYRRELHAGDTVVIRSAFLEAKSKVVRFCHRMEHAVTGEICAVTVLTGVHMDTVARKAVPMPDALLEAARKAVVDLDPWE; the protein is encoded by the coding sequence ATGACGGAGTTGGCGGTCACCTACCGGGGCACGGTGTACCCCTGGCACTGCGACCACATGGGACATATGAACGTCATGTGGTACGTGGGCAAGTTCGACGAGGCCACCTGGCAGTTGATGGCCTCCGTCGGCCTCACTCCGGACTATCTGCGCTCCGAGGGCCGCGGTACGGCCGCGGTGGACCAGCGGATCTCCTACCGGCGGGAGCTGCACGCCGGGGACACCGTGGTGATCCGCTCGGCGTTCCTGGAGGCGAAGAGCAAGGTCGTGCGCTTCTGCCACCGGATGGAACACGCGGTCACCGGTGAGATCTGCGCGGTGACCGTGCTGACGGGGGTGCATATGGACACCGTGGCGCGCAAGGCGGTGCCGATGCCGGACGCGCTGCTGGAGGCGGCCCGGAAGGCGGTCGTGGACCTGGACCCCTGGGAGTGA
- a CDS encoding CGNR zinc finger domain-containing protein, which produces MPPPNDAWSTRHSVQATAHRTAALVNALAEECPEPAAIAEVLLAHGEPGPLELSAEDVAAMRAAAGRLREVFTAGDTDRAASVLNSLLREATGRVRLSSHDGTSPWHPHLDSDDNAPWDEWLLASSCMALTVLIWDRQRPPGGVCASPSCRNVFLTLGSGPERRYCSRRCATRERVAAHRRARI; this is translated from the coding sequence ATGCCGCCCCCGAACGACGCCTGGTCCACCCGGCATTCGGTGCAGGCCACCGCGCACCGTACCGCCGCCCTGGTCAATGCCCTGGCCGAGGAGTGCCCCGAGCCCGCCGCGATCGCCGAGGTGCTGCTCGCGCACGGCGAACCGGGCCCCCTCGAGCTCTCCGCCGAGGACGTCGCCGCGATGCGGGCCGCCGCCGGGCGTCTGCGCGAGGTCTTCACCGCCGGGGACACCGACCGCGCCGCGTCCGTGCTCAACTCCCTGCTGCGGGAGGCCACGGGCCGGGTCCGGCTCAGCTCTCACGACGGCACCTCCCCGTGGCATCCGCATCTCGACAGCGACGACAACGCCCCGTGGGACGAGTGGTTGCTCGCCTCGTCCTGTATGGCGCTGACCGTGCTGATCTGGGACCGGCAGCGCCCGCCCGGCGGCGTGTGCGCCTCGCCGAGCTGCCGGAATGTCTTCCTCACCCTGGGCAGTGGCCCCGAGCGCCGCTACTGCTCCCGGCGGTGCGCCACCCGCGAGCGGGTCGCGGCCCACCGGCGGGCCAGAATCTGA
- a CDS encoding MFS transporter, with translation MKRRYSLGRYLSGAAAARTGDETAGPALLLAGLALTGSASSGSSLLAGFTVAAAVGGPVAGTLLDRSARPGRVLTAALALHAVALAAIPLGLGRVPFAVTLALALGAGLLGPVLSGGWTAQLPKLIPPEAVSRAYALDAMTFGLGTLVGPALAGTVAALAGAPAAVAVAVVLLCLALPAAWTLPPARRPVPAVHRNRPVLTELTAGARAILRNRALARATATSVITCAGEGAFITCAPLLGAAVFGGADRGALLLSASAAASLAASALLSRHPSPLRPDAVIGGSAVVLAMASLLAASGRPAVVIAAVLLAGAAEGPGLAALFAVRHREAPERLRGRIVTTGAGLKVTGFALGAGLAGPVAARSLPGALLTAAGFGLLAALVHTLMSRGWMSRG, from the coding sequence ATGAAGAGGCGTTACTCGCTCGGGAGGTATCTGTCCGGGGCGGCAGCCGCCCGCACCGGGGACGAGACGGCGGGGCCCGCGCTGCTGCTGGCCGGGCTCGCTCTCACCGGCTCGGCGTCCTCGGGGTCGTCCCTGCTGGCGGGCTTCACCGTGGCGGCGGCGGTCGGTGGACCCGTGGCCGGGACACTGCTCGACCGGTCCGCCCGGCCGGGCCGGGTGCTGACCGCGGCGCTCGCCCTGCACGCCGTCGCGCTGGCCGCGATCCCGCTGGGCCTCGGCCGGGTGCCGTTCGCCGTCACCCTCGCCCTCGCACTGGGCGCGGGGCTGCTCGGCCCGGTCCTGTCGGGCGGCTGGACCGCCCAACTGCCCAAGCTGATACCGCCGGAGGCCGTTTCGCGGGCCTACGCGCTGGATGCCATGACCTTCGGTCTGGGAACCCTGGTGGGGCCCGCCCTCGCCGGAACCGTCGCGGCCCTGGCCGGGGCACCGGCCGCCGTGGCGGTGGCCGTCGTCCTGCTCTGCCTCGCGCTGCCCGCGGCCTGGACGTTGCCCCCGGCCCGGCGCCCGGTTCCGGCAGTGCATCGGAATCGCCCGGTCCTCACCGAGCTCACCGCCGGGGCCCGCGCCATCCTCCGCAACCGGGCCCTGGCCCGCGCCACCGCCACCTCCGTGATCACCTGTGCGGGCGAGGGCGCGTTCATCACCTGCGCTCCGCTGCTCGGTGCCGCGGTGTTCGGCGGGGCGGACCGCGGGGCGCTGCTGCTGTCCGCCTCCGCCGCCGCGTCACTCGCCGCGAGTGCGCTGCTCTCCCGCCACCCCAGTCCGCTGCGCCCGGACGCCGTCATCGGGGGCAGCGCCGTGGTCCTGGCCATGGCGTCGCTGCTGGCGGCCAGCGGACGGCCCGCCGTGGTCATCGCCGCCGTGCTCCTCGCCGGGGCCGCCGAAGGCCCCGGTCTCGCCGCCCTGTTCGCGGTGCGCCACCGTGAGGCGCCGGAGCGGCTGCGCGGCCGGATCGTCACCACCGGCGCCGGTCTGAAGGTCACCGGCTTCGCCCTCGGAGCGGGCCTGGCCGGGCCGGTCGCGGCCCGGTCCCTCCCCGGGGCGCTGCTGACCGCCGCCGGGTTCGGCCTGCTCGCGGCCCTCGTCCACACCCTGATGTCCCGTGGGTGGATGTCCCGTGGGTGA